Genomic DNA from Betta splendens chromosome 10, fBetSpl5.4, whole genome shotgun sequence:
ttatttatttcgcTGTCATGTTGCTCCTTGGTACCGTGAGGTACCAGCGCAGCCCTGAATCAAACTACATCCTCACGTACTTACAGCAGTTATGCTCGACTGttccgaccccccccccccctcgctctcccCCTACGTTTACTTTTGATTCATGCTTGTATGACAGAATTCCCATGATTTCGTGGACACTCTGATCCACAATGCTGCAGAGTTTTGCACAGTTTCCGCCGGTctggaaaacaaaataaacctgCTTGAAATGTTGCGTGTGAACGAGCCGGGCCCCAGATGAATGTTTCTCTAAAGGATGCAAACGCATGGCAACCCAATAACCAGGTTTCAAAATGGCTTTTTTTGTACAGCTTCagttgtgtaaaaataaaagtatttcaTGCAGTcgttcttttaacaaacatttaatcTAGTTTTACTATTTGTTGTCATATTTATGCATTTCTATATTGGGTTTAAAACCAGTGGGAGCATCAGTGAGGCTCAGGATCCTGCACATCAGGCGTGCGTCAGCTTATTCCCATGACGCGGTTGATCCAGGGGTAATAATGAGACACGCGGGTGTAGACGCCGTACTTCCCCCGCCTCGCGCACTCCTCCCCCCAGCTCACGATGCCCGTCAGGAACCACGTGTCGTGAAGGGCGTTGGCGTGGGGCCCCCCGCTGTCCCCCTGACAGGCGTCGCTGGCCCGGCTGTGGTACCCGGCGCAGAACATGGCGCTGgtgacggcggcgccgctgctgcgcTTGCACTCCATCCGGTCCACGAACGGGACCTCCACCCTCAGCAGGGCGTCGGCCGGGGCCCCCAGGTAGCGCTGGCGGCCCCAGCCGCTCACTGTGGCCGGGGAGGCCTCCTTCACCAGCGCCTCGGTGAAAGCCTTCGGGCCTACGCAGATGGGCCGGGCGGTTCTGGAGAAGGTGATGTTCTCCTCCGTGCGCAGCAGGGCAATGTCATGGTTGTACAAGCTGAGGGTGGCGTTGTACCGTGGGTGTATGTGCTGCTCCAGCACGTCGTAGTCCTGCTCTGTGCCCTCCCTGACGTGGAGCTCGTTCTCCCCTGCAAAGCATCACATAGGATCAAGCAGATCAGCTGACTCGCTGCTTCTGCCACTCAGTGGACCTCACCCACTCTGATGAAGAAGGCGCCCCGTGACTCCGCCAGGCAGTGAGCAGCGGTGACGACCCAGCGTTGGCCCAGAATGGAGGCGCCGCAGAACGGCGGGCCGCCGGCACGCGCCATCAGCGCCGCCTGGAGACGAGCGGGAGACGGGATGAGCGTCCTTGTGTCAGCGCGAAGGTGGTGTGAAGTCAAACAGACCTGCCAGGGGATCTCTCCTGTGGTCACCCTCGTGCCTCCCACTATGCGCGCGATGGGGCGAGGCTGCTCCTCGGCCTCCGTGGGCTCCTCccacgggggagggggaggggtcatggcagcggcggcgct
This window encodes:
- the f9a gene encoding coagulation factor IXa isoform X1 — protein: MALALPLLLLGVRLSSAGPVFLSGPAADTVLQRHKRHNSGLLMEELLKGNLERECVEEICDFEEAREIFENNEKSRAFWAGYVDGNQCEPNPCLNQGTCEDHIGSYGCKCPSDVTGRNCEIVVPKRCDVNNGDCEHFCEPSGSKCSCATGYRLKENGFDCEPEGTCSLYLLNLHTPDLHSTPRLLPHNASCIPVRQNRPRGAARGPEVRAWARDVGPGQRYDPGQRRRCHDPSPSPVGGAHGGRGAASPHRAHSGRHEGDHRRDPLAGGADGACRRPAVLRRLHSGPTLGRHRCSLPGGVTGRLLHQRENELHVREGTEQDYDVLEQHIHPRYNATLSLYNHDIALLRTEENITFSRTARPICVGPKAFTEALVKEASPATVSGWGRQRYLGAPADALLRVEVPFVDRMECKRSSGAAVTSAMFCAGYHSRASDACQGDSGGPHANALHDTWFLTGIVSWGEECARRGKYGVYTRVSHYYPWINRVMGIS
- the f9a gene encoding coagulation factor IXa isoform X3, producing MALALPLLLLGVRLSSAGPVFLSGPAADTVLQRHKRHNSGLLMEELLKGNLERECVEEICDFEEAREIFENNEKSRAFWAGYVDGNQCEPNPCLNQGTCEDHIGSYGCKCPSDVTGRNCEIVVPKRCDVNNGDCEHFCEPSGSKCSCATGYRLKENGFDCEPEGTCSLYLLNLHTPDLHSTPRLLPHNASCIPVRQNRPRGAARGPEVRAWARDVGPGQRYDPGQRRRCHDPSPSPVGGAHGGRGAASPHRAHSGRHEGDHRRDPLAGENELHVREGTEQDYDVLEQHIHPRYNATLSLYNHDIALLRTEENITFSRTARPICVGPKAFTEALVKEASPATVSGWGRQRYLGAPADALLRVEVPFVDRMECKRSSGAAVTSAMFCAGYHSRASDACQGDSGGPHANALHDTWFLTGIVSWGEECARRGKYGVYTRVSHYYPWINRVMGIS
- the f9a gene encoding coagulation factor IXa isoform X2, with the protein product MALALPLLLLGVRLSSAGPVFLSGPAADTVLQRHKRHNSGLLMEELLKGNLERECVEEICDFEEAREIFENNEKSRAFWAGYVDGNQCEPNPCLNQGTCEDHIGSYGCKCPSDVTGRNCEIVVPKRCDVNNGDCEHFCEPSGSKCSCATGYRLKENGFDCEPEVAFPCGRTAPAARPVARRSVRGRETSGPDNATTPDSAAAAMTPPPPPWEEPTEAEEQPRPIARIVGGTRVTTGEIPWQAALMARAGGPPFCGASILGQRWVVTAAHCLAESRGAFFIRVGENELHVREGTEQDYDVLEQHIHPRYNATLSLYNHDIALLRTEENITFSRTARPICVGPKAFTEALVKEASPATVSGWGRQRYLGAPADALLRVEVPFVDRMECKRSSGAAVTSAMFCAGYHSRASDACQGDSGGPHANALHDTWFLTGIVSWGEECARRGKYGVYTRVSHYYPWINRVMGIS
- the f9a gene encoding coagulation factor IXa isoform X4, with the protein product MSSDGNQCEPNPCLNQGTCEDHIGSYGCKCPSDVTGRNCEIVVPKRCDVNNGDCEHFCEPSGSKCSCATGYRLKENGFDCEPEGTCSLYLLNLHTPDLHSTPRLLPHNASCIPVRQNRPRGAARGPEVRAWARDVGPGQRYDPGQRRRCHDPSPSPVGGAHGGRGAASPHRAHSGRHEGDHRRDPLAGGADGACRRPAVLRRLHSGPTLGRHRCSLPGGVTGRLLHQRENELHVREGTEQDYDVLEQHIHPRYNATLSLYNHDIALLRTEENITFSRTARPICVGPKAFTEALVKEASPATVSGWGRQRYLGAPADALLRVEVPFVDRMECKRSSGAAVTSAMFCAGYHSRASDACQGDSGGPHANALHDTWFLTGIVSWGEECARRGKYGVYTRVSHYYPWINRVMGIS